AGTTTCATTTTGTTGGCAAATGATTTATCTATGAGATCAGGCCTGAATACAAATGCAGAAACAGCAATTAAAACATTCAGACAATAAGGCTGCATAGAGTCACTTAACCACCCCAAGCCTGCCCCCTGCAGTACCCCCTCATACCCAGCACGGTGCTGCACCTACCCCTCTGTGCGATGAAGACGGGGCTCCTTTCCCCACAGCCTGGGGGTAACCATTGTTCTGAGACCCGGCCAGACCTCCGGAGTGCTGTGCAGATTACACAGAGACGCACAGTCATGCATTGCCAAGGGCAAGCTCACAAACACTGAGCATGAATGAATGGGAAGAGTCCGTGCACTGAACTGCATCCGCCTTCTAATGTGTGACAGAGAGAGCTCAACATCCTGAGCAAAGCACGGGCTCCTCAGTTAAAACACGACTGCTCtgaatatatataaacacacagatcTGTCAGTGTGTAATCTTAGCTTTATGTTTCATCAATGTCTAAATGCACGTATCTTTGGTtgtgtgtttaaaagaaagacaGCGGTAAAAACTGTACCTCGTCAAGCTCTCTGGTCATTAACTCGTTAATCAGGCTGTCCTTCTGCTCTACCTCCCTCTGCAGGTCCACCTGGGAAGCACAGCTGGTCAGcggtgtagacacacacacacacacacacacactgacacacacacacacacacacacacacacacacacacacacacactgacacacacacacacacacacacacacacacacacacacacacacacacacacacacacacacacacacacacacacacacacacacacacacacacacacacacacacacacacacacacacacacacacacacacacacacacacgcgcacacacacacgcgcactcACACACGCGCACTCACACACGAGATGTTTTGAATCGCTGTTCAGTGCCTGTCTAACCCCCTGTGGTTCcactgtgttgaagctgcagTGAGGACCCCAGCTCCCAGTCCTGTACCTTGTGATGTGTGGCCTCTCCCAGTTTGCGCAGAGCCTCGTCCAGTTTGCTTTGCTGTTGCTGCAGTAGCCGATCCTTCTGAGCCAGCTCCTTCTGGATttggagacagagagagcagcaaGAGAGTCGTTTTATTGTGTGCTCAGGTGTAGCGAACCAGGCACAGCTGTAAAAATATTGCCAGCAATTTTAAGGTGCAgcgcacaaacagcaaagtgtacgTTCACACACAGAGCTTTTCAATGCGGATGATCGGAGTCAGCCTGCTTACCTTGTACTGCCCCAGAAGTGTGTTCCTCTCCTCCACTTTCCTCTGCAAGTCAACCTGTCACAATCAAACACATCACAGCTCAGCCTCTACAGATCAACACTGCATTAACCCTGAAGGACAGCCTGTCTCTGTTTGTTGACTGGGTCAGGACTCCCCTCACACACTCCTCCACACCCTGTCTCTGTTTGTTGACTGGGTCAGGACTCCCCTCACACACTCCTCCACACCCTGTCTCTGTTTGTTGACTGGGTCAGGACTCCCCTCACACACTCCTCCACACCCTGTCTCTGTTTGTTGACTGGGTCAGGACTCCCCTCACACACTCCTCCACACCCTGTCTCTGTTTGTTGACTGGGTCAGGACTCCCCTCACACACTCACGTTGTGTTGGTGCAGTTCATCTCGGCCCATGCCTGCCCTCAGCAGCTCCTGTCTCAGCTGTAGAACCAAGCTCTCCTGGTGGGCCATTCTCTGCTGCAGAGCGTCCTGCGGGGGGAGGACAGGAAGAAGGCTACTGTGAGCTCTGGAAGTCACCTCAGCAGACACAGGCAAGTCATTTATATTACTCATTCATAACTCATTCAcaaatcaaagaaacaaagtcAGGCAGGAAAACACTGCAGCTAGTGCCTAGTGTGCACTGATGAAGGAACTGGGTAGACATgtttggtaaatgcattgtataaccacgGGTGCAAAACTACCCTGGTAAACTTGGATAAGGGATTTCTCAATCACAAACTTAACAGTCAAGCAGATAAATGTGTTGGCTGCTGCCTAGTGTACATTGCTACAGGCTCTGAGCTGAAAGGAGTTTTTTGCTTACTTAAAACCATGCATTACAAATACATCAGGCCAGATTTATCTTTCCTGCTCATGTTAACCAAATGAAAACCGGAGACGCAACGAGTGTGGTGTCAGAGCGTTCCTTACCTTGACTCCCTGCAGGTTCCTGGTCTCCTGCTTGTATTTCAGCAGCTCTTTCTAGAGTGAAGCACAGGTATAGAATGTAATGACACGCCCCTTCTAGAACACTGGCACAATACTGGAGCTCTAACCCCTCCCTCCAAGAACCTCCCTTTAACAATGAAGTGCCTGCTGTACAAACTGAAAAGCAATTGAAATATTACCGCCAACCCGTCTTTGTCCTTTTTAAACCTCATTATTAACTACTCTTTTCCTTTATACTTACAAATCACCCAGCCCCCCTGAATAGGACATATTTGATTTGAATTGTTGAAAAGTGTGATTTCTGATGAAGCAGAGTGTTCAGATACATAAGTAAACCATGGGAGAATGCAGCAAGCATGAACCCTGACTGCGGGAGCAGCTTTCCGCGTCTGTTTGAATGATGCCAGTGCGAGTCTGTGGAAAGCAGCCGCTCTCCTCACCTTGAGTTCCTGGGACTCCTCCATGCTCTGATCCAGCCTGCTGCGGATTATAATCTGCAGAGAGGATAAAGACGTCACTGCGAACAGGTCCCCTGAGCAGCTGCACATGTGTGCACCGGACTGTCTATCAATCAGCTCTATGAAAGAGGACCCTACCAGCTGCTCGTCCAGGGCTGCTCCACTGTCTGAGAGGGTGAAGGAGGCCTCCTGCTCGTCCTCAGGTAGGGATCCGTTCAGAAGCAGGGCCTGGAGGATGGGAATGAAATCCTAACCCTCACACACGTGACCACGCTCAAATCCAACAAAGAGGATGGCTCGCCAGGGCTGCCACAAAACCGCCCTGTTCTTAAAGCTGTACTCTCTCTTTATTCTCTGCATCTTCTGATCACCGTTATTTGCTGTAAAACCTGTTTCTAGAACCCTGTTTTAGAAAAGTTCACTGTCAGCTGACACTGCTGTTAACTGCGCTGAACCGTGCCGAGTTTCGTAATGAATTACGCTGCTGTTAACAGAGCTGAACCGCGCTGAGTTTCGTAATGAATTGAGCTCCCTCTTATATATAGCATGTATTCAAACACCCCGGCACTTCTCTAGTTTTCATTTGTTCTGCATGTGAAATCAAAACACTGCAACTgcaaatcttggaaaattgtcaaaatagatAAACAATGTACCGCATAGCTTGCAATCAGCAATCCTATTTATACCACCAGTAATTTATATATGGAAATTCACTGAATTTAATATTGCAGAAAACATTTTGATTTCCCGTAACCTATTGCAGGTTGTGGAGCTGTGTAGAGAATCTCAATCCGCCCCGGTCTGTCCCTGAGGAGGCATTGCTCTCACCTGCAGGCTCGAGACCATCTTCCGAGCCTCGTCCATCTCCTTCTCCAGCTGCTCCTGCTGTTCCACAAGCTGCTCCTCCCAGGAGAGGTCCAGACAGAGCCCCTGCCCCCCTGCCTGCTTCTCCGGGCATCCTGCAGAGAGGTCCAGACAGAGTCCCCGTCCCCCTGCCTGCTTCTCCGGGCATCCTGCAGAGAGGTCCAGACAGAGCCCCCGTCCCACTGCCTGCTTCTCCGGGCATCCTGCAGACTTAACTCCCTCTTCTGAGACAGGGGAAGAGAACAACGCCTTCT
Above is a genomic segment from Polyodon spathula isolate WHYD16114869_AA chromosome 36, ASM1765450v1, whole genome shotgun sequence containing:
- the dixdc1b gene encoding dixin isoform X6; translation: MGAKQVKCLSSPSPTHSAKTSISSQSEEKEELPVFQSEEEGVKSAGCPEKQAVGRGLCLDLSAGCPEKQAGGRGLCLDLSAGCPEKQAGGQGLCLDLSWEEQLVEQQEQLEKEMDEARKMVSSLQALLLNGSLPEDEQEASFTLSDSGAALDEQLIIIRSRLDQSMEESQELKKELLKYKQETRNLQGVKDALQQRMAHQESLVLQLRQELLRAGMGRDELHQHNVDLQRKVEERNTLLGQYKKELAQKDRLLQQQQSKLDEALRKLGEATHHKVDLQREVEQKDSLINELMTRELDEHSGGLAGSQNNGYPQAVGKGAPSSSHRGADDLQLVRDALRSLRNSFSGHDPQHHTIDTLEQGIGSLVERLRMGEPHRRHDRRPGGKSPGHRTAAHTERDSWPHSSKMLHSHSSPALSSSASTKVLYFTDRSLTPFMVSIPKRLGDVTLRDFKAAVDREGNYRYHFKALDPEFGTVKEEVFHDEDVIPGWEGKIVAWVEEDHGDSR